A section of the Thermoproteales archaeon genome encodes:
- the serS gene encoding serine--tRNA ligase, producing the protein MVKGWSILYYLRNDPDRIRWSQKRRGLDEKIVDEALSLDNEWRRLKTILDRKRSELNKISREIPRLSGSNKEKMLKTASILRAEIQKLEISMKKVEEERNRVLLSIPNIVHESVPVGVDETDNVPIRYWGKPKVYKDDIEDFLQQTKGFHVEYKIINYKPLGHANYVEKAQLADTARAAKVTGSRFYYLLDDLVWLDLALIMYALDFLSREGFTIVEPPFMLNRKAYEGVISFEDFEDVIYKVENENLYLIATSEHPLAAFHMNETLAEKDLPLLYAGVSPCFRKEAGAHGRDTKGIFRVHQFNKVEQFVFSHPDDSWKWHEKLIENAEKLWQGLGIPYRVVNVCSGDLGNVAAKKYDLEAWMPAQGRFREMVSCSNVTDYQSYRLNIRFAKIPGAPAKGYVHTLNSTAIATSRAITAIIENFQEPDGSVVIPKVLRRYLEQFEAAPKEKIMPKRKIT; encoded by the coding sequence ATGGTCAAGGGATGGAGCATACTATATTATCTTCGAAACGACCCTGATAGAATTCGATGGTCCCAGAAGCGTCGTGGACTGGATGAAAAAATTGTAGATGAGGCATTAAGTCTCGATAATGAATGGCGAAGGTTAAAAACGATTCTAGACAGAAAAAGGTCAGAACTTAATAAAATTTCTCGCGAAATTCCGCGCTTATCAGGAAGTAATAAGGAGAAAATGCTTAAAACTGCTAGCATTTTGAGAGCTGAAATTCAAAAATTGGAAATATCTATGAAAAAAGTTGAGGAGGAACGAAACAGGGTATTACTGAGTATACCTAACATCGTTCATGAAAGTGTTCCTGTAGGCGTTGACGAAACAGATAATGTTCCAATACGGTACTGGGGGAAACCTAAGGTTTACAAGGATGATATTGAAGATTTTCTGCAGCAGACTAAAGGTTTTCACGTAGAATATAAAATTATCAATTATAAGCCTCTTGGACATGCAAACTACGTTGAAAAAGCGCAACTGGCCGATACGGCACGTGCAGCAAAAGTGACTGGTTCAAGATTTTACTATTTGCTTGACGATCTTGTATGGCTTGATTTGGCTCTAATAATGTACGCGTTGGATTTTCTTTCACGAGAAGGTTTTACCATAGTTGAACCACCTTTTATGTTAAATAGAAAAGCCTATGAGGGGGTTATAAGTTTCGAGGATTTTGAAGACGTTATATACAAGGTTGAAAATGAAAACTTATATCTAATCGCAACATCTGAGCATCCTTTAGCCGCTTTTCATATGAACGAGACTTTAGCGGAAAAAGATCTACCATTACTATATGCTGGCGTTAGCCCATGCTTCCGCAAAGAGGCGGGAGCTCATGGTAGAGATACTAAGGGGATTTTCCGTGTTCATCAATTCAATAAGGTAGAACAATTCGTTTTTTCTCATCCTGATGATTCATGGAAGTGGCATGAAAAACTGATCGAAAACGCTGAAAAATTATGGCAGGGTTTGGGAATACCTTATCGTGTTGTGAATGTCTGCTCGGGAGATTTAGGCAATGTTGCGGCTAAAAAATATGACTTGGAAGCTTGGATGCCGGCTCAAGGAAGATTTAGAGAAATGGTATCCTGTAGCAACGTAACAGACTACCAGAGTTATAGACTGAATATAAGGTTTGCTAAAATACCAGGAGCACCAGCGAAAGGCTATGTGCACACTCTTAACTCAACAGCAATAGCTACGTCTAGAGCTATAACGGCTATAATAGAGAATTTCCAAGAACCTGATGGAAGCGTAGTAATACCTAAAGTTTTAAGGCGATATCTAGAGCAGTTTGAAGCGGCTCCTAAAGAAAAAATTATGCCTAAAAGGAAAATTACATAA
- a CDS encoding MBL fold metallo-hydrolase, protein MIIGKVKILPLADESLGVRSMCIFVETPDVKVIFDAGVSLAPRRYGLPPHPLEFKAVREARQRIIEYAEKADVVTVSHYHFDHFTPSFKSWYEWIDESTYKLIYSDKVILAKDIEDNINFNQRKRGIVFKSKIEELNSKLIYFDNSRMLFGSTLIEASPPLPHGAEGSKLGWVLAFTISYKNHKILYAPDVQGPISVKTLKYILAIKPDVLIIGGPPLYLAGKKVSGAEVDRGFENMSILQDKIKYVLVSHHVLRDKEWRSKIRNNNFLLFSSLYGNKKSDFLEAYRDFLYKEYPPSQNFLEWINKYRRAKDINKKPPLD, encoded by the coding sequence ATGATTATAGGAAAAGTAAAGATTCTTCCACTAGCTGATGAAAGTCTAGGAGTGCGAAGCATGTGTATTTTCGTTGAAACACCCGATGTCAAAGTAATTTTTGATGCTGGTGTTTCTCTGGCTCCTAGAAGATACGGTTTGCCTCCTCATCCTTTAGAGTTTAAGGCTGTGAGGGAAGCGCGGCAGAGAATTATAGAGTATGCTGAAAAAGCTGATGTTGTAACTGTGAGTCATTACCATTTTGACCATTTTACTCCGTCATTTAAAAGTTGGTATGAATGGATTGACGAAAGCACTTATAAGCTAATATATTCGGATAAGGTTATTTTAGCGAAGGATATTGAAGACAATATAAATTTTAATCAGAGAAAAAGAGGGATAGTGTTTAAATCTAAAATAGAAGAGTTAAATTCGAAGCTAATATACTTCGATAACAGCAGGATGTTATTTGGTTCTACTCTCATAGAAGCATCGCCTCCGCTACCTCATGGTGCTGAAGGCTCTAAGCTTGGATGGGTTTTAGCTTTCACGATATCATATAAGAATCATAAAATTCTATACGCTCCAGATGTTCAAGGACCTATATCTGTTAAAACTTTAAAATACATCCTAGCTATAAAGCCGGATGTTCTAATTATAGGAGGTCCGCCATTATACTTAGCTGGGAAGAAAGTGAGTGGTGCTGAAGTAGATAGAGGTTTTGAAAATATGAGCATTTTACAAGATAAGATAAAATATGTGCTTGTATCACATCACGTTTTAAGGGATAAAGAATGGCGGAGTAAGATACGAAACAATAATTTTCTGCTATTCTCATCTCTATATGGTAATAAGAAAAGCGATTTCTTAGAGGCTTACAGAGATTTCCTCTATAAAGAATATCCTCCCTCCCAAAATTTCCTAGAGTGGATAAACAAATATAGACGAGCTAAAGATATTAATAAAAAACCTCCTCTAGATTAA